In one window of Bradyrhizobium sp. AZCC 1721 DNA:
- a CDS encoding CHAD domain-containing protein, which yields MRGRPTSTSGLHNTSAVSLDCATAFQTIALDCIASIKAQHSSACAGDAEAVHQIRVAITRLRAAVAFFAPIVVDAEWLRLKKEIAWLNGSLGAARDSDVLVEYARRKRYRGWAEHIIKQADQCQTWDHRRLVRCLRTVRTRRLISAIAEWTRQGEWLARCKRNETEALQAYCARELNRWHERLIRKGRHLKALGESRRHRLRIRVKRFRYMLEALTETVALQSRGELHHLHRPAKRMQRALGDLRDLRRFAGLPSRSPQAESGKRSKVPPGYRHRRKVLLGAAIASYRELKQARAC from the coding sequence ATGCGCGGCCGCCCAACCAGTACATCCGGCCTGCACAACACCTCCGCGGTGAGTCTCGACTGTGCAACCGCATTCCAGACGATTGCGCTCGACTGCATCGCTTCTATCAAGGCCCAGCACAGCAGCGCATGCGCCGGCGATGCCGAGGCGGTGCATCAGATCCGCGTCGCGATTACACGGTTGCGCGCCGCTGTGGCGTTCTTCGCGCCGATCGTGGTCGATGCGGAATGGCTGCGTCTAAAAAAAGAAATCGCCTGGCTGAATGGTTCGCTCGGCGCCGCACGCGACAGCGACGTCCTGGTCGAATATGCACGCCGCAAGCGTTACCGCGGTTGGGCAGAGCACATCATCAAGCAGGCCGATCAGTGCCAGACGTGGGATCACCGCCGCCTGGTTCGCTGTCTGCGCACCGTTCGGACGCGCCGCCTGATCTCGGCAATCGCTGAGTGGACCAGACAGGGAGAGTGGCTGGCGCGGTGCAAGCGGAATGAGACGGAGGCTTTGCAAGCCTATTGCGCGCGCGAACTCAACCGTTGGCACGAACGGTTGATCCGCAAGGGACGCCACCTGAAGGCGCTGGGTGAATCGCGCCGTCACCGGCTGCGGATCAGGGTCAAACGCTTCCGCTACATGCTGGAAGCGCTCACGGAAACCGTCGCGCTGCAGAGCCGCGGCGAGTTGCATCACCTCCATCGGCCGGCAAAGCGAATGCAACGCGCATTGGGCGACCTCCGCGATCTCAGGCGTTTCGCCGGCCTTCCCAGCCGATCGCCGCAGGCCGAAAGCGGTAAACGAAGCAAGGTGCCGCCGGGCTATCGCCATCGAAGGAAAGTGCTGCTCGGCGCCGCCATCGCGTCTTATCGTGAACTGAAACAGGCCCGAGCCTGCTGA
- a CDS encoding bifunctional aminoglycoside phosphotransferase/ATP-binding protein — protein sequence MRPPPDAAAADADNQQHVLDFLDRSSFGAAGGGKRIDTHASMVFLGADRVLKIKRAVRLPFLDYSTLEKRKNACEEELKVNAGNAPELYRRVVPITRNSDGVLEIGGSGTAVEWAVEMTRFDEKQSFDRIAASKTIDPSLATALADAVLQSHDRAPRHDGKSWLASVLPIIDRNTAKFETVHGLDSVAIGQLDAASRASATTLQPLLRQRAEQGFVRRCHGDLHLANITLVDGRPLLFDAIEFDPVIATTDILYDLAFTLMDMIHFNQGAAANAVFNRYVTAAADEDFDGLRLLPLFLSMRAAIRAHVLFVKSENAGESDAVRQEAKRYFDLAGRLIAPKPPLLVAIGGLSGTGKSVLARGLAGLIEPPPGALIVRSDVVRKRLFGTSETTALPESAYRPATTERVYEALSSAALRVLAQGCSVVLDAAYLQEAERKEIENLAATHNARFVGLFLTTDLATRLARIEQRRDDASDATRSVALKQETFALGAVQWHMIDASGTPEQSLRNARAVLPLVPDEP from the coding sequence ATGCGACCACCCCCAGATGCTGCCGCAGCCGATGCTGACAATCAGCAACACGTGCTCGATTTCCTCGATCGCTCCAGTTTCGGTGCAGCCGGGGGCGGCAAGCGGATCGATACCCATGCGTCCATGGTTTTTCTCGGAGCTGATCGGGTATTGAAGATCAAGCGTGCCGTGCGGTTACCATTCCTCGATTATTCGACATTGGAGAAGCGCAAGAACGCCTGCGAGGAGGAACTGAAGGTCAACGCCGGCAACGCTCCCGAGCTCTACCGGCGTGTTGTTCCCATCACGCGCAATTCCGATGGCGTTCTCGAAATCGGCGGCTCGGGCACCGCGGTCGAATGGGCGGTCGAAATGACACGGTTCGACGAGAAGCAGTCGTTCGACCGTATCGCTGCATCGAAGACGATCGATCCGTCGCTTGCGACCGCCTTGGCCGATGCGGTTCTGCAATCCCACGACAGGGCACCGCGCCACGACGGCAAAAGCTGGCTTGCCTCCGTTCTACCCATCATCGACCGCAATACCGCAAAGTTTGAAACCGTGCACGGACTTGATTCCGTTGCGATCGGTCAACTCGATGCCGCCAGCCGCGCCTCTGCAACGACATTGCAACCGCTGCTCAGACAGCGCGCCGAGCAGGGGTTCGTGCGCCGTTGCCACGGCGACCTGCATCTTGCGAATATTACGTTGGTCGATGGCCGGCCGCTGCTGTTCGATGCCATCGAGTTCGATCCCGTCATTGCCACGACGGACATTCTCTACGATCTCGCGTTTACGCTGATGGATATGATCCACTTCAATCAGGGGGCAGCGGCAAACGCAGTGTTCAATCGCTACGTTACCGCAGCCGCGGATGAAGACTTCGATGGGCTACGCCTGCTGCCGCTGTTCTTGTCGATGCGGGCAGCGATCCGCGCGCATGTGCTGTTCGTGAAGAGCGAAAATGCCGGAGAGAGCGACGCAGTGCGGCAGGAGGCCAAGCGCTATTTCGATCTGGCCGGACGCCTCATTGCGCCCAAGCCGCCGTTGCTGGTGGCAATCGGCGGGTTGTCGGGGACAGGAAAATCGGTGCTTGCACGCGGACTCGCGGGTCTGATCGAGCCGCCACCCGGCGCGCTCATCGTGCGCTCGGATGTCGTCCGCAAGCGCCTGTTCGGTACCAGCGAAACCACCGCTCTGCCGGAATCTGCCTATCGACCCGCAACGACGGAGCGAGTGTATGAAGCGCTTTCGAGCGCTGCGCTGCGCGTGCTCGCCCAGGGCTGTTCCGTGGTGCTCGATGCCGCCTATCTGCAGGAGGCGGAACGGAAGGAAATCGAGAATCTCGCGGCCACGCACAATGCGCGGTTCGTCGGCCTTTTTCTGACGACCGATCTCGCGACGCGGCTGGCGCGGATCGAGCAGCGCAGGGATGATGCGTCCGATGCGACACGAAGCGTCGCCCTGAAGCAGGAGACTTTCGCGCTCGGCGCGGTACAATGGCATATGATCGATGCCTCTGGGACGCCGGAACAGTCGCTGCGCAACGCCCGGGCGGTCCTGCCTTTGGTGCCGGACGAGCCTTGA
- a CDS encoding zinc-dependent alcohol dehydrogenase family protein translates to MHAMVLQAPGALLRLEPREDPVPGADEVRIKVGACGVCRTDLHVVDGELPDIAYPIVPGHEVVGRVEALGPAVTSLRIGERVGVPWLGHTCGDCPYCRSGRENLCDHPRFTGYTRDGGFATHLVADARYCFPLGEADDDVAVAPLLCAGLIGWRSLVMAGDGKHLGIFGFGAAGHIIAQVARWQGRSVYAFTRAGDVVAQRLALSLGAAWAGRSEEQPPVPLDAAIIYAPVGSLVPLALQAVRKGGRVVCAGIHMSDIPSFPYRMLWEERRLLSVANLTRGDGIEFFKVAAQAGIKTHTSVFPLQEANEVLSKLRAGQITGAAVLQP, encoded by the coding sequence ATGCACGCCATGGTCCTGCAAGCGCCCGGCGCGTTACTGCGGCTTGAGCCGCGCGAGGACCCGGTGCCCGGGGCCGACGAAGTACGTATCAAGGTTGGCGCGTGCGGCGTGTGCCGGACCGACCTGCATGTCGTCGATGGAGAACTGCCTGATATTGCCTACCCGATCGTTCCCGGCCACGAGGTGGTCGGTCGGGTGGAAGCTCTTGGTCCCGCTGTGACGTCTCTAAGGATCGGCGAAAGGGTCGGCGTTCCCTGGCTCGGTCATACCTGCGGCGACTGTCCCTATTGCCGGAGCGGCCGTGAGAACCTTTGCGACCACCCGCGCTTCACCGGCTACACGCGCGACGGCGGATTTGCCACGCATCTCGTCGCGGACGCGCGCTATTGCTTCCCACTCGGCGAGGCCGACGACGATGTCGCTGTCGCTCCCTTGCTGTGTGCGGGCCTGATCGGCTGGCGCTCGCTGGTGATGGCGGGCGATGGAAAACATCTCGGTATTTTCGGCTTTGGTGCAGCCGGCCACATCATCGCGCAGGTGGCCCGCTGGCAGGGGCGTTCGGTCTACGCGTTCACTCGTGCGGGCGACGTCGTGGCGCAGCGCCTTGCACTATCGCTCGGCGCAGCTTGGGCCGGCCGGTCGGAGGAGCAGCCTCCGGTGCCGCTCGACGCAGCTATCATCTACGCGCCGGTCGGCTCCCTGGTGCCGTTGGCATTGCAAGCAGTGCGCAAAGGCGGGCGCGTGGTCTGCGCCGGCATTCACATGTCGGACATTCCCTCGTTCCCTTACCGCATGCTCTGGGAGGAGCGGCGGCTGCTTTCGGTTGCCAACCTGACGCGGGGCGACGGGATCGAGTTCTTCAAGGTCGCGGCGCAGGCTGGCATCAAGACGCACACCAGCGTGTTTCCGTTGCAGGAAGCGAATGAAGTCCTCTCCAAACTGCGCGCCGGGCAGATCACGGGCGCCGCTGTGCTGCAGCCATGA
- a CDS encoding aminotransferase class III-fold pyridoxal phosphate-dependent enzyme: MTEHTALLGETHTADAMLRARAKRVVPGGMWGHLNAARLPEGYPQFFASAEGCRVRDVDGREYIDFMCSWGPILLGHRHSEVQAAAEAQAAKGDCLNGPGEVMVELAEDLVAKLPHADWAMFQKNGGDATTCCVTIARAGTGRRKVLVARGSYHGALPWCSPSVAGVTAEDRAHLVHFEYNDVQSLRAAVEEAGKDLAAVLVTAFRHDMGRDLELPTKEFAAAARAACDAADAALIIDEVRAGLRLDVRGSWEAFGVRPDLCAWSKAIANGYALAAVTGNDRFREAATKVFVTGSFWCGTVAMAAARTTLRIARETDVPGHIRAMGMRLREGLASLANEHGIAIRQSGPPQMPLMLFEADPEVRKGRTFCSVALRHGAFFHPQHNMFLSSAHRASDIDEALQAASHGFKAVRELEARSNR, from the coding sequence ATGACCGAGCACACGGCGCTGTTGGGCGAAACGCACACAGCGGACGCCATGTTGCGGGCGCGGGCCAAGCGGGTCGTTCCCGGCGGCATGTGGGGCCACTTGAATGCCGCGCGGCTCCCGGAAGGCTATCCGCAGTTCTTCGCGTCCGCGGAGGGCTGTCGCGTGCGCGACGTCGACGGGCGCGAATATATCGACTTCATGTGCAGTTGGGGGCCCATCCTGCTCGGCCACCGGCATTCCGAAGTTCAGGCGGCGGCTGAAGCGCAGGCCGCCAAAGGCGACTGCTTGAACGGCCCGGGCGAGGTCATGGTGGAGCTTGCCGAGGATCTCGTCGCCAAGCTGCCGCATGCCGATTGGGCGATGTTTCAGAAGAACGGCGGCGATGCGACCACGTGCTGCGTGACGATCGCCCGTGCCGGCACCGGACGCCGCAAGGTGCTGGTTGCGCGTGGCAGCTATCACGGCGCGCTGCCATGGTGCTCGCCGAGCGTTGCCGGCGTGACCGCCGAGGATCGCGCGCATCTGGTACACTTCGAGTACAACGACGTGCAGAGCCTGCGTGCGGCGGTCGAAGAAGCGGGCAAGGATCTCGCTGCGGTCCTGGTGACGGCTTTCCGCCACGACATGGGTCGCGATCTCGAACTGCCGACGAAGGAATTCGCGGCAGCCGCGCGTGCGGCATGCGACGCGGCCGACGCCGCTTTGATCATCGACGAAGTGCGGGCCGGCCTGCGTCTCGATGTCAGGGGGAGCTGGGAAGCGTTCGGCGTGCGTCCGGACCTGTGTGCCTGGAGCAAGGCGATCGCCAACGGCTACGCGCTGGCCGCCGTTACCGGCAACGACCGCTTCCGCGAAGCCGCCACCAAGGTATTCGTTACCGGGTCGTTCTGGTGCGGCACGGTGGCGATGGCGGCAGCGCGAACGACGCTGCGGATCGCGCGCGAGACGGATGTGCCCGGGCATATTCGTGCGATGGGCATGAGGCTGCGCGAGGGATTGGCATCGTTGGCGAACGAGCACGGCATCGCGATCCGCCAAAGCGGCCCGCCACAAATGCCGCTGATGCTGTTCGAGGCTGATCCGGAAGTACGCAAGGGTAGGACGTTCTGTTCAGTCGCGCTCCGCCACGGCGCGTTCTTTCATCCCCAGCACAACATGTTCCTGTCCTCGGCGCATCGCGCATCCGATATCGACGAGGCGCTGCAGGCAGCCTCGCACGGCTTCAAGGCCGTGCGAGAATTGGAGGCGAGATCCAATCGATAG
- a CDS encoding DsbA family protein, giving the protein MNDYRPIAVLALVAFASLAFAGSATAQSAIAANVAKPGSLPEIAIGAAKAPVTITEYSSMSCPHCAAFSQNVLPMLRSKYIDTGKVRFVFREFPLDIKAAAASILARCAGKGDSERYLSAVETLFKLQERLMAQTKDTLIYVGKLHGMSEQEVETCEQDQAQFDKLTADQQYAYSELKVTSTPTFFLNGVRLQGSMSFEELEERLKPLLMK; this is encoded by the coding sequence TTGAACGACTATCGTCCCATCGCCGTCCTCGCGCTCGTTGCATTCGCGTCGCTCGCCTTCGCGGGCTCCGCGACGGCGCAAAGCGCGATTGCCGCCAACGTCGCCAAACCGGGATCCCTCCCCGAAATCGCCATTGGGGCTGCCAAGGCGCCGGTGACCATCACCGAATATTCTTCGATGAGTTGCCCGCATTGCGCGGCGTTCAGCCAAAATGTGCTTCCGATGCTGCGTTCGAAATACATCGACACCGGCAAGGTACGCTTCGTGTTCCGCGAATTTCCACTCGACATCAAAGCTGCCGCAGCCTCGATACTGGCGCGCTGCGCCGGCAAGGGCGATTCCGAAAGATACCTCAGCGCAGTCGAGACCCTGTTCAAGCTGCAGGAACGCCTGATGGCGCAGACCAAGGATACGCTGATCTACGTCGGCAAATTGCATGGAATGAGCGAGCAGGAAGTCGAGACCTGCGAGCAGGATCAGGCGCAATTCGACAAGCTTACCGCCGACCAACAATACGCTTATAGCGAGTTGAAGGTTACCTCGACGCCGACTTTCTTCCTCAACGGCGTGCGGCTGCAGGGCTCGATGTCGTTCGAGGAGCTGGAAGAACGGCTCAAGCCGCTGCTGATGAAGTAA
- a CDS encoding Bug family tripartite tricarboxylate transporter substrate binding protein, producing the protein MATALRVLLATAWLLSGVLASSAQNYPSKPVRVVVGFPAGGPTDAIARIVAQKLTDHLGQQFFVENIGGAGGNTAAGQVARVTPDGYTIMVVSTGFVVNPSLYAKVPYDPVKDFAPVTLVAVSPNVVVVNPQVPAKTLPELVQLVRDKPGKYSFAGPGVGSTPHLGGELFRLAFKLDLVHVPFTGAAPAIQATIGGHTPIAFTALPPALSAVQSGQLRALAVASTERAAGLPDVPTFAEQGIKDQEADTLTGIVAPAGTPKEIVDLLHREIARIVAQPDVTQRLTTLGFKAIANTPDQFGARIRLEMDKWGKVVRDAKLRIE; encoded by the coding sequence ATGGCCACGGCTTTGCGGGTCTTGTTGGCAACCGCGTGGTTGCTATCCGGTGTCCTGGCGTCGTCGGCGCAAAACTATCCAAGCAAGCCGGTGCGCGTCGTGGTCGGCTTCCCAGCGGGCGGACCGACCGATGCCATCGCCCGTATCGTGGCGCAGAAGCTCACCGACCATCTCGGCCAGCAATTCTTCGTCGAGAACATCGGCGGCGCCGGCGGCAACACGGCAGCCGGCCAGGTCGCGCGCGTGACGCCGGACGGCTACACCATCATGGTGGTCAGCACCGGATTTGTCGTCAATCCCAGCCTCTATGCCAAGGTGCCATACGATCCGGTCAAGGATTTCGCGCCGGTAACGTTGGTCGCGGTTTCGCCGAATGTCGTCGTGGTCAACCCGCAGGTGCCGGCCAAAACGTTGCCGGAACTGGTGCAGCTCGTCAGGGACAAGCCCGGCAAATACAGCTTTGCCGGCCCCGGCGTCGGATCGACGCCGCATCTGGGTGGCGAGCTGTTTCGGTTGGCTTTCAAGCTTGACCTGGTCCACGTCCCGTTCACGGGCGCTGCCCCGGCTATTCAGGCGACCATCGGGGGGCACACGCCGATCGCCTTTACCGCGCTGCCGCCTGCTCTCTCGGCGGTGCAGAGCGGACAATTGCGCGCGCTTGCTGTGGCTTCGACCGAGCGGGCCGCAGGCCTGCCTGACGTACCAACCTTCGCCGAACAGGGCATCAAGGATCAGGAGGCCGACACACTCACCGGGATCGTCGCCCCCGCAGGGACGCCGAAAGAAATCGTCGATTTGCTTCACCGTGAGATTGCCAGGATTGTCGCACAGCCGGACGTGACGCAACGCCTCACGACGCTCGGCTTCAAGGCGATCGCGAATACGCCAGATCAGTTCGGCGCGCGCATCAGGCTGGAGATGGATAAGTGGGGCAAGGTGGTACGCGATGCAAAGCTGCGGATCGAGTAG
- a CDS encoding PilZ domain-containing protein, with amino-acid sequence MEERRKFPRTEIEEPAYVSSGGSVMRCVVRNISREGAAIDVDNPAFVPQHFRLVMAKDPSIVHECRVAWIQNNRIGLTFIRMVDAVTDRPTSNGTR; translated from the coding sequence ATGGAAGAGCGACGAAAGTTTCCGCGCACGGAGATCGAGGAGCCTGCCTATGTTTCGTCGGGTGGCTCCGTGATGCGCTGCGTGGTGCGGAACATCTCGCGCGAGGGCGCTGCGATCGATGTCGACAATCCGGCCTTCGTCCCGCAGCACTTTCGCCTGGTGATGGCAAAGGATCCGTCGATCGTGCACGAGTGCCGGGTCGCATGGATCCAGAACAATCGTATCGGCTTGACCTTCATCAGGATGGTGGACGCGGTTACGGATCGGCCGACGTCGAACGGGACGCGCTGA
- a CDS encoding acyl-CoA dehydrogenase family protein: protein MNTPIANSADLAGDQAVIARAEAIRSDVAAASDDIEAARRLPPTLLDKLHDAQLFRLLLPRSTNGIETDPVTFFHVIETIAKADASTAWCLSQAGGCAMSAAYLDLPVAQAIFGDPRAVLAWGPGPRVRAVECDGGYRVTGVWSFASGGRHATWLGAHCPIYAADGSPRYDANGAPLERTMLVRAEDVEWTDIWNTVGLRGTASDQFALNDFFVRADHSITREFDRECRERGPLYRMSNHTCYQVGFAGVACGIARTALDNFVDTMRNKVPRGARISLRDNAVVQCNLAQAEVNLRAARGYVLQSMADTWKDLTAGATITVAQRMNIRMASTHAIHKAREAVDFAYNAAGATAIFEDHPLERRFRDIHTVTQQLQGQLRHFETVGAWMMGVDTDLSFV from the coding sequence TTGAATACACCGATCGCAAACTCTGCCGATCTTGCGGGCGACCAGGCAGTGATCGCCCGGGCCGAGGCCATACGTTCTGATGTCGCAGCCGCTTCCGACGACATCGAGGCCGCGCGGCGGCTGCCGCCCACGCTGCTCGACAAGCTGCACGACGCGCAATTATTCCGTCTGTTGCTGCCCCGCTCGACCAACGGGATCGAAACCGATCCGGTGACTTTCTTCCACGTCATCGAAACCATTGCCAAGGCCGATGCTTCCACCGCCTGGTGTCTCAGCCAGGCCGGCGGTTGCGCGATGTCGGCGGCCTATCTCGACCTGCCGGTGGCGCAGGCGATCTTTGGCGATCCGCGCGCCGTACTAGCGTGGGGCCCCGGCCCCAGGGTTCGCGCGGTCGAATGCGACGGCGGCTACCGGGTAACCGGCGTCTGGTCCTTTGCATCCGGCGGCCGGCACGCGACCTGGCTCGGCGCGCATTGCCCGATCTATGCGGCCGACGGTTCGCCCAGATACGACGCCAATGGAGCCCCGCTCGAGCGCACCATGCTGGTACGCGCCGAAGACGTCGAGTGGACCGACATCTGGAACACCGTGGGCCTGCGCGGTACCGCCAGCGACCAGTTCGCGCTCAACGACTTTTTCGTACGCGCCGACCATTCGATTACGCGTGAGTTCGACCGGGAATGCCGCGAGCGCGGCCCGCTCTACCGCATGAGCAACCACACCTGCTATCAGGTCGGCTTTGCCGGTGTCGCCTGCGGCATCGCCCGCACCGCCCTCGACAACTTCGTCGATACGATGCGTAACAAGGTGCCGCGTGGCGCGAGGATCTCGTTGCGGGATAATGCCGTGGTCCAGTGCAACCTCGCCCAGGCGGAAGTTAATCTCCGCGCCGCGCGGGGCTACGTGTTGCAATCGATGGCCGACACCTGGAAGGATCTCACCGCGGGCGCCACCATCACGGTCGCGCAGCGCATGAACATCCGCATGGCCTCGACCCATGCCATCCACAAGGCGCGCGAGGCGGTCGACTTTGCCTACAACGCCGCTGGCGCGACCGCGATCTTCGAAGACCATCCGCTGGAGCGGCGGTTCCGCGACATCCATACTGTGACCCAGCAGTTGCAAGGCCAGCTCAGGCATTTTGAAACCGTCGGCGCCTGGATGATGGGCGTCGATACGGACCTTAGCTTTGTTTAG
- a CDS encoding VOC family protein, giving the protein MGLGGLQHYTIEPADLERTKDFYCDVLGLENGDRPPLDFPGYWLYSGGTATVHLMGTRKPREGIVVRGTEKKYEDTGRLDHIAFAATDVEGMRKRLQSKGVKFHESVVPRTGDIQFFLYDPDGVGVELNFPKT; this is encoded by the coding sequence ATGGGACTTGGCGGATTGCAGCATTACACCATCGAGCCCGCCGATCTTGAGCGCACCAAGGATTTCTATTGCGATGTGCTCGGGCTGGAAAACGGCGATCGCCCGCCGCTCGATTTCCCCGGCTATTGGCTCTATTCCGGCGGCACGGCCACGGTGCATCTGATGGGCACGCGCAAGCCGCGTGAGGGCATCGTCGTCCGTGGTACCGAGAAGAAGTATGAGGATACCGGCCGGCTTGACCATATCGCCTTTGCCGCCACCGACGTTGAGGGCATGCGCAAGCGGCTGCAGTCGAAAGGCGTCAAATTCCACGAGAGCGTCGTGCCGCGCACCGGCGACATCCAGTTCTTTCTCTACGATCCCGATGGCGTCGGCGTGGAGCTGAACTTTCCGAAAACCTAA
- a CDS encoding Spy/CpxP family protein refolding chaperone, translating to MTRPQQLAPTPSRWCFVLGAIAVLALGTCATANAQGLVQGVQQGAREGNKAAGPVGGVLGGAIGGVVGVVTGVTGVLTGGNNNNKGGQAPAAKDSKQGEASKQGDTAKPSKGSKATKTAKQQQPQQPAVLTQTGAPQLTAEQIVANSDANIERIKKELNLTPEQEKHWAAFNSAMHYLGHNGADRLNLRVARAKRDPPDDIIEQMRNEAQFLNDRAVDQRNVADAAEPLFATLDDKQKAVFIQEMVNLSHERGLD from the coding sequence ATGACACGTCCTCAGCAGCTTGCGCCGACGCCGTCGCGTTGGTGTTTTGTACTTGGCGCCATAGCCGTGCTGGCTCTTGGCACATGTGCGACCGCGAACGCGCAAGGGCTGGTGCAGGGCGTGCAACAAGGGGCGCGCGAAGGCAACAAGGCTGCCGGCCCAGTCGGCGGCGTGCTGGGCGGCGCGATCGGCGGCGTCGTCGGCGTGGTCACCGGTGTCACCGGTGTCCTGACCGGAGGCAACAATAACAACAAGGGCGGACAGGCACCGGCGGCGAAGGATTCCAAACAAGGCGAGGCTTCCAAGCAGGGCGATACCGCGAAGCCTTCGAAGGGGTCCAAAGCGACGAAGACCGCAAAGCAGCAACAACCGCAGCAGCCGGCCGTCCTCACCCAGACCGGCGCGCCGCAACTGACGGCCGAACAGATCGTCGCCAACAGCGACGCCAATATCGAGCGGATCAAGAAGGAGCTAAATCTCACGCCCGAGCAGGAGAAGCATTGGGCCGCGTTCAACAGTGCGATGCACTATCTCGGCCATAACGGTGCCGACCGGCTCAATCTCCGTGTCGCGCGCGCCAAACGCGATCCTCCCGACGACATCATCGAGCAGATGCGCAATGAGGCTCAATTTCTCAATGATCGCGCCGTCGATCAGCGCAACGTGGCCGATGCCGCCGAGCCGCTATTTGCCACCCTGGACGACAAGCAAAAGGCGGTCTTCATTCAGGAAATGGTCAACCTGAGCCACGAGCGCGGGCTCGACTAA
- a CDS encoding carbohydrate ABC transporter permease, with product MADVALQPNRGAAQAARKRSSLHKMLRRKSTVAFLMTLPLILLIATLVIYPAFYALHLATLNKSMQRFVALSNFEFLFRRETFWLVVKQSCIFAITAVVFKALLGFIIAHFVHNIPAKGQRKWRGMLLVPWVIPPAMSTLAWLWLFDPSYSAFNYTLSFFGIGPIPWTGDAMWARFSVILVNIWVGAPFFMIMYLAALKSVPEQLYEAAAIDGANWWQRIWYVTLPMMRNIIAITTLFSLIVTFANFDIVRILTAGGPLDHTHIFATWAFRIGIEGSDIPLGASVSLFMVPILAIAAIFILRDINKRGNEA from the coding sequence ATGGCTGACGTCGCATTGCAGCCGAACCGGGGCGCCGCACAAGCCGCGCGCAAGCGCTCGAGCCTTCACAAAATGCTCAGGCGCAAATCGACAGTGGCGTTCCTGATGACGCTGCCGCTGATCCTCCTGATCGCGACCCTCGTGATCTATCCGGCCTTCTATGCGCTGCACTTGGCGACCTTGAACAAGTCGATGCAGCGCTTCGTCGCGCTCAGCAATTTCGAATTCCTGTTCAGGCGCGAGACGTTCTGGCTCGTCGTCAAGCAGTCCTGCATCTTCGCGATCACGGCCGTCGTCTTCAAAGCGCTGCTGGGCTTTATCATTGCGCATTTCGTTCACAACATACCGGCCAAGGGCCAGCGCAAATGGCGCGGCATGCTGCTGGTGCCGTGGGTGATTCCGCCGGCGATGAGCACGCTCGCCTGGCTGTGGCTGTTCGATCCCTCCTACAGCGCATTCAACTACACGCTCTCGTTCTTCGGCATCGGGCCGATCCCATGGACCGGCGATGCCATGTGGGCGCGCTTCTCGGTCATTCTCGTCAACATCTGGGTCGGTGCGCCGTTCTTCATGATCATGTACCTGGCGGCGCTGAAATCCGTGCCGGAACAGCTTTACGAGGCCGCCGCCATCGACGGCGCCAATTGGTGGCAACGCATCTGGTACGTGACGCTGCCGATGATGCGAAATATCATCGCGATTACGACGCTGTTCTCGCTGATCGTGACGTTCGCCAATTTTGACATCGTACGCATCCTGACCGCGGGCGGTCCGCTCGATCACACCCATATCTTCGCGACGTGGGCGTTCCGCATCGGAATCGAGGGCAGCGATATACCGCTGGGCGCCAGCGTCTCCCTCTTCATGGTGCCGATCCTGGCGATCGCAGCGATTTTCATCCTGCGCGACATCAACAAACGCGGGAACGAAGCCTGA